A genomic segment from Streptomyces antibioticus encodes:
- a CDS encoding DUF397 domain-containing protein, giving the protein MNTSELAWFKSSYSSSGSGDCVEVALDWYKSSYSSSGDGDCVEVAENWQKSSYSSGSGDNCVEVAALPAHIHVRDSKDKSGPQLTLSPTAWADFVTHAAQ; this is encoded by the coding sequence ATGAACACGTCTGAACTGGCCTGGTTCAAGAGCAGCTACAGCAGCAGCGGCTCTGGAGACTGCGTCGAGGTCGCTCTCGACTGGTACAAGTCCAGCTACAGCAGCAGTGGTGACGGGGACTGCGTCGAGGTCGCGGAAAACTGGCAGAAGTCCAGCTACAGCAGCGGGTCCGGAGACAACTGCGTCGAGGTCGCCGCACTGCCCGCCCATATCCACGTCCGTGACTCCAAGGACAAGTCCGGCCCTCAGCTCACCCTTTCCCCCACCGCCTGGGCGGACTTCGTCACGCACGCGGCGCAGTGA
- a CDS encoding DUF4360 domain-containing protein: MASGLLLGGAVVALVTAALPANSSPVFSDPPPDKIVIDVATVNGSGCRPGTAAVAVSEDNTAFTVTYSEYLAQVGGNSDPTAFRKNCQLSLVVHVPSGFTYAIAQADYRGFASLQAGSSAVQRASYYFQGSSQTVFKNHNFTGAYNDNWQATDTTDWANLVYAPCGVQRNFNINTEIRVNAGTSSPSKVSFMTMDSTDGDISTVYHMAWKECPRK; encoded by the coding sequence ATGGCAAGTGGCCTGCTCCTCGGCGGCGCCGTCGTCGCACTCGTCACCGCCGCGCTTCCGGCGAACAGCTCGCCGGTGTTCAGCGACCCGCCCCCGGACAAGATCGTCATCGACGTCGCCACGGTGAACGGCTCCGGCTGTCGCCCCGGTACGGCCGCCGTGGCCGTGTCGGAGGACAACACCGCCTTCACCGTGACCTACAGCGAGTACCTCGCCCAGGTCGGCGGCAACTCCGACCCCACGGCCTTCAGAAAGAACTGCCAGCTCAGCCTGGTCGTGCACGTCCCGTCGGGCTTCACGTACGCCATCGCCCAGGCGGACTACCGAGGGTTCGCCTCGCTCCAGGCCGGCTCCAGCGCGGTGCAGCGGGCCTCGTACTACTTCCAGGGCTCGTCGCAGACGGTGTTCAAGAACCACAACTTCACCGGCGCGTACAACGACAACTGGCAGGCGACGGACACCACGGACTGGGCGAACCTCGTCTACGCGCCGTGCGGTGTGCAGCGCAACTTCAACATCAACACCGAGATCCGGGTGAACGCGGGCACGTCCTCGCCGAGCAAGGTCAGCTTCATGACCATGGACTCGACCGACGGCGACATCAGCACGGTGTACCACATGGCGTGGAAGGAGTGCCCGCGGAAGTGA
- a CDS encoding RrF2 family transcriptional regulator produces MRISARADYAVRAVLELAVRHSDDAPVKAETIAAAQDIPHKFLEGILGDLRRGGVVESRRGGGGGYRLARDAASITVADVIRAVDGPIVSVRGERPTGLTYTGSAQPLLPLWIALRANVRRILEGVTIADIAADALPAHVTALAAEPAAWENP; encoded by the coding sequence ATGAGGATCTCGGCACGGGCGGACTACGCGGTACGGGCGGTACTGGAGCTTGCCGTACGGCACTCCGACGACGCCCCGGTCAAGGCGGAGACGATCGCCGCCGCCCAGGACATCCCGCACAAGTTCCTGGAGGGCATCCTCGGCGACCTCCGGCGCGGCGGGGTCGTCGAGAGCCGGCGTGGCGGAGGCGGCGGCTACCGCCTCGCCCGCGACGCCGCGTCGATCACCGTCGCGGACGTGATCAGAGCGGTGGACGGCCCCATCGTCTCCGTCCGCGGCGAACGCCCCACCGGCCTGACCTACACCGGCTCCGCACAGCCCTTGCTGCCCCTGTGGATCGCGCTGCGCGCCAACGTCCGCCGGATCCTGGAGGGCGTCACGATCGCCGACATAGCGGCCGACGCGCTGCCCGCCCATGTGACCGCGCTGGCGGCGGAACCGGCCGCCTGGGAGAACCCGTGA
- the arfA gene encoding arabinosylfuranosidase ArfA: MGTARLTLHPAFTVGRVSPRLFGSFVEHLGRCVHTGIHEPGHPAADADGLRTDVLDLVRELGVTTIRYPGGNFVSGYRWEDSVGPKDERPRRLDLAWHSTETNRFGLSEYIAFLRKLGPRAEPMLAVNLGTRGVAEALALQEYANHPAGTALSDLRIAHGDKEPFGIRLWCLGNEMDGPWQTGHKTAAEYGRLAAETARAMRQMDPSVELVACGSSSQAMPAFAAWEATVLAETYDLVDHISLHAYYEPHDGDLDSFLASAVDMESFIENVVATCDHVGARLKSKKRISLSFDEWNVWYMSRWQQQERAADPADWPEAPRLLEDNYSVLDAVVSGSLLIALLRHADRVTVACLAQLVNVIAPIMTEPGGPAWRQTTFFPFAQASRHGRGEVLDVRVDSPTYATAKYGETDLLHATAVRADDGSVTVFAVNRGRTGPLPLEVTLTGLGLTEVVEHSALADADPDARNTLAEPDRVVPHPVTGTTLAGERLTATLEPLSWNVIRLARTAT; encoded by the coding sequence ATGGGAACCGCCCGCCTCACCCTCCACCCCGCCTTCACCGTCGGCCGGGTCAGCCCCCGCCTCTTCGGCTCCTTCGTGGAACACCTCGGCCGCTGCGTCCACACCGGCATCCACGAACCCGGCCACCCCGCCGCGGACGCCGACGGCCTGCGCACCGACGTCCTCGACCTGGTCCGCGAACTCGGCGTCACCACGATCCGCTACCCGGGCGGCAATTTCGTCTCCGGTTACCGGTGGGAGGACTCGGTCGGCCCGAAGGACGAGCGCCCCCGCCGCCTCGACCTCGCCTGGCACTCGACGGAGACCAACCGCTTCGGCCTCTCCGAGTACATCGCGTTCCTGCGCAAGCTCGGCCCGCGCGCCGAGCCGATGCTCGCCGTCAACCTCGGCACCCGCGGCGTCGCCGAGGCCCTCGCACTCCAGGAGTACGCCAACCACCCCGCCGGCACCGCCCTGTCCGACCTGCGGATCGCGCACGGCGACAAGGAACCCTTCGGGATCAGACTCTGGTGCCTGGGCAACGAGATGGACGGCCCCTGGCAGACCGGCCACAAGACCGCCGCCGAGTACGGCCGCCTCGCCGCCGAGACGGCCCGCGCGATGCGCCAGATGGACCCGTCCGTCGAACTCGTCGCCTGCGGCAGCTCCAGCCAGGCCATGCCGGCCTTCGCCGCCTGGGAGGCCACGGTCCTCGCCGAGACCTACGACCTCGTCGACCACATCTCCCTGCACGCCTACTACGAGCCGCACGACGGCGACCTCGACTCCTTCCTCGCCTCGGCCGTCGACATGGAGTCCTTCATCGAGAACGTCGTCGCCACCTGCGACCACGTGGGCGCCCGTCTCAAGTCGAAGAAGCGGATCAGCCTCTCCTTCGACGAGTGGAACGTCTGGTACATGTCCCGTTGGCAGCAGCAGGAACGCGCCGCCGACCCCGCCGACTGGCCGGAGGCCCCGCGCCTCCTGGAGGACAACTACAGCGTCCTGGACGCCGTCGTGTCCGGCTCGCTCCTCATCGCCCTGCTGCGGCACGCCGACCGCGTCACGGTCGCCTGCCTCGCCCAGCTCGTCAACGTCATCGCGCCGATCATGACCGAGCCCGGCGGCCCGGCCTGGCGCCAGACCACCTTCTTCCCCTTCGCCCAGGCGTCCCGGCACGGCCGCGGCGAGGTGCTCGACGTCCGGGTGGACTCCCCGACGTACGCGACCGCGAAGTACGGCGAGACGGACCTCCTGCACGCCACCGCCGTACGCGCCGACGACGGCTCGGTCACCGTCTTCGCCGTGAACCGCGGCCGCACCGGACCGCTGCCGCTGGAGGTGACCCTGACCGGCCTCGGCCTGACCGAGGTGGTCGAGCACAGCGCCCTCGCCGACGCCGACCCGGACGCCCGCAACACGCTCGCCGAGCCCGACCGGGTCGTCCCGCACCCGGTGACCGGCACCACCCTGGCCGGCGAGCGGCTCACCGCGACCCTCGAACCCCTCTCCTGGAACGTGATCCGGCTGGCCCGAACCGCGACCTGA
- a CDS encoding toxin-antitoxin system, toxin component family protein yields the protein MDIAGARRKAARVASALLRPRAVSGMRDLASELTAALRARPRPPTGIRALCDALCEEMSARRGGRRVELRFERFPDEIEVTGLWLEFHDFDLVIVEERAEAVQQLVILGHELWHLHAGHGHHHSVGSAAADALSDRPGWPQAALAVAARDGSRERDEAEADEFGHRLAAAFRPLLTGEAGGPGGLPGADADEPLAPVQRSLGYRGRGGGARR from the coding sequence ATGGACATCGCGGGCGCGCGGAGGAAGGCGGCCCGGGTCGCCTCGGCCCTGCTCCGCCCTCGTGCGGTCTCCGGCATGCGCGACCTCGCCTCGGAGCTGACCGCGGCCTTGCGCGCACGGCCCCGTCCGCCCACCGGGATACGGGCGTTGTGCGACGCGCTGTGCGAGGAGATGAGCGCGCGGCGCGGCGGGCGTCGGGTGGAACTGCGTTTCGAGCGGTTCCCCGACGAGATCGAGGTCACCGGGCTGTGGCTGGAGTTCCATGACTTCGATCTGGTGATCGTGGAGGAGCGGGCCGAGGCCGTGCAGCAACTGGTCATACTGGGACATGAGTTGTGGCATCTGCACGCCGGGCACGGCCATCACCACTCGGTCGGTTCGGCGGCCGCCGACGCGCTGTCCGACCGGCCGGGCTGGCCGCAGGCGGCCCTCGCGGTGGCCGCGCGTGACGGCTCCCGGGAGCGGGACGAGGCGGAGGCCGACGAGTTCGGGCACCGGCTGGCGGCCGCGTTCCGGCCGCTGCTGACCGGCGAGGCGGGCGGTCCGGGCGGCCTTCCGGGCGCGGACGCGGACGAGCCGCTGGCGCCCGTGCAGCGGTCCCTGG